ATACGCCGCGATGCATATCAAAACCTTTATTGCGATAATACCCGCTAAAAGGATCATTAGGCCGAAGAATTTGCGCCGCGACAATATCAATCATTTCCTTGCCGCCGCAACCGATTACAAACCTGCAATGGCCCTTTCGCAAAAGCAGCTTTTCTTCCATCTCGATGCGCCGAGCCAGAAGCATTGAGTAGAACATTTTTCGCAGTTCGCTGACTTTCAGGCCGCCGTAAGCCGGCAATGCCTGTCCCGCTTTTTTGGCCGCACCTTTCCTGCCTTTATAATTCTTTAGTTTTTCCGCGAGAGCTTTTATATGCACAACTGCCTCCCCAAAAAATTTGATGATAGATTTTTGTATGAGACACCCGTAAATACTTCAATTTCATAACCGCTATCAACTACTTTTTCCTACACCAAAATTGATTGCTCAATTTACCATTGAATCAAATACGCATATTATTATCCATAATTGGAGAAATTCTTGATTTGCCGCACTCTTATGTACGATAACAGGATAGTCGCCTATGGACATAAAGGCGATTGACAAATTTCTCTTTATATTTATATTATGACAAAGACGATATAGAAACGAGCACTTTTCCCTTAACCGGGGGACAAATGAATCGGAAAATATCAAAAGTAATAGTCTTTATTTGCTGGGGCATTATATATTTTTTTCTGTCCGGTTGCGGCGGTAAACTGGCAGGGCCGGAAAATGATAAAGCTCAATTTGATATTAAAATTGAATACATGCGCGATGCATATTTGGGTCATTACAGACAAGCCTCTATAGAATTCGCCGGCGATTTTTCGCAAATAACCGCTCTCGATTTAAGAATTACTTATGACCCGGCTTATGTAGATTTTGTCGAAGGATACGCTGGCGGTCTTCTCATTGACAATAAATGGGAATATTTTACATATAGCTATATCCCACCGGTAGATTCCGGTGACATAAAAACCCCGCCTTTGCTGCATCTTTATGCATTCAACAATATTAGCTTTGATCCTGTGCCCTTACAAGGTCAGACCGATGATTCAACATCGATTGCCGTTTTGACATTTATTACAAAAAATAATCATGATAATGACTGTTCGTTTTCGTCTATTAGATTTTACTGGGAAGACTGCTATGACAATCTACTATTCACCGATTTCCCCGACAGCGCGATTTGCGCCACAGCCGTCTATGATACCGGTCAACTTGTCTGGTCTGGCAATGTGGATGAATTCGGAATTGGCATTATTCCATCCTTATGCGCCGAAGATTCGCAGGTGGTCTTTTCACCGACCGCCAATTTCATAAATGGTGGGTTTGGAATTATCTGTGATTCATTGATTAATGATCACCCTTGGTACGATCTGTATACTATCGCCACTGCGGTTATGATGACTAATTATTTCATATCGGGACCTGCGGCATTTGGAAGTCAAGCAGATTATTGGACAGAAAATACTGACTTTAATGCCAATGGTACACCTCTTGAAGTTGGAGACTTAGTCTATCTTGTAAGGGTTATTGTGGGCGA
The sequence above is drawn from the Candidatus Zixiibacteriota bacterium genome and encodes:
- a CDS encoding T9SS type A sorting domain-containing protein produces the protein MNRKISKVIVFICWGIIYFFLSGCGGKLAGPENDKAQFDIKIEYMRDAYLGHYRQASIEFAGDFSQITALDLRITYDPAYVDFVEGYAGGLLIDNKWEYFTYSYIPPVDSGDIKTPPLLHLYAFNNISFDPVPLQGQTDDSTSIAVLTFITKNNHDNDCSFSSIRFYWEDCYDNLLFTDFPDSAICATAVYDTGQLVWSGNVDEFGIGIIPSLCAEDSQVVFSPTANFINGGFGIICDSLINDHPWYDLYTIATAVMMTNYFISGPAAFGSQADYWTENTDFNANGTPLEVGDLVYLVRVIVGDALPYLTIPDLGPVEIIHFIDGENNSIYYESPYDLGAMLLEFDVTSDLFEPILIDNAADMDIVYHNDSGQFRILVFNIGTEKIEEGNGGILGFQSAGEVNLNYAEISHYHGENVPVEINDEPVVFELMQNYPNPFSSSTAIQIALAFESDWAIEIFNIYGETIRKFNGHSAPGMIEIIWDGKDDHGNDVPGGVYFYRATVCDQIITKKMMLLRDL